A stretch of the Aphis gossypii isolate Hap1 chromosome 2, ASM2018417v2, whole genome shotgun sequence genome encodes the following:
- the LOC114121557 gene encoding co-chaperone protein daf-41-like, with translation MSIIPPVVWAQRNTEVYVTICVEDSKNPDIKVEPEQIVFSSVAGFESTKKYDVTIPLYAPIEPENSKVTVGGRYIELVLQKPSTDTKYWPHLTKEKKKYHWLKVDFKKWKDEDDSEDETASGPGGVGGDGNIDDMLSMMGGGGGPKFGGLGGGLGGDYNVPSDEDSDDEEMPELDDIESETAGKGKEKSEETLPNLEEVKPATTA, from the exons AT gtCTATAATTCCTCCAGTCGTTTGGGCACAACGTAACACTGAAGTATATGTAACTATATGTGTAGAAGATAGCAAAAATCCAGATATTAAAGTCGAACCTGAACAAATAGTTTTCTCTTCTGTTGCTGGCTTTGAAAGTACAAAGAAATACGATGTTACCATACCATTGTATGCACCAATAGAACCTGaa aATAGCAAAGTAACAGTTGGTGGTAGATACATTGAACTGGTTTTGCAAAAGCCATCTACTGACACAAAATATTGGCCGCACTTAACCAAAGAGAAAAAGAAATACCACTGGTTAAAAGTTGACTTTAAGAAATGGAAAGATGAAGATGATTCAGAGGATGAGACTGCATCAGGTCCTGGTGGAGTTGGTGGAGATGGAAACATTGATGAT ATGCTCAGTATGATGGGCGGTGGCGGTGGTCCTAAATTTGGAGGATTAGGAGGAGGTTTAGGTGGAGATTATAATGTACCTTCTGATGAGGATTCAGATGATGAAGAAATGCCTGAACTTGATGACATAGAAAGTGAAACTGCG ggtAAAGGTAAAGAGAAGAGCGAAGAAACCCTGCCTAACCTTGAAGAAGTAAAACCGGCAACAACTGCCTAA
- the LOC114121564 gene encoding proteasome subunit beta type-6, producing the protein MSLLSHCGVQELQNSGIHDITKDEVSTGTTIIAAIYDGGVIIGADSRTTTGAYIANRVTDKLTKVCDNIYCCRSGSAADTQAITDIVAYYMDLTSVQMGEPPLVRAAANVFKNLIYENRHQLTAGVIVAGWDSRFGGQVYSINVSGTIVQQNISIGGSGSSYLYGFMDSQYKDGMSQQECENLVLNAIALAIKRDGSSGGVVRMGVINHTGSIQRKLVLGDQLPKFYDNIYEEKPQISSGGDATMA; encoded by the exons atgtctCTCCTCAGTCATTGTGGTGTTCAAGAACTTCAAAACAGCGGCATTCATGATATTACAAAGGATGAAGTATCCACTGgt aCTACCATCATAGCAGCTATTTATGACGGTGGTGTTATAATTGGAGCTGACTCTCGTACTACAACtgg AGCATATATCGCTAATCGAGTTACTGATAAGTTAACAAAAGTATGTGACAACATTTACTGTTGTCGGTCAGGTTCGGCTGCTGATACACAAGCCATTACTGACATTGTTGCATACTATATGGATTTAACTAg TGTTCAAATGGGCGAACCGCCACTGGTCAGAGCTGCTGctaatgtgtttaaaaaccTGATTTATGAAAACAGACATCAACTGACTGCTGGTGTCATTGTAGCTGGGTGGGACAGCAGATTTGGCGgacaa gtATATTCGATCAATGTAAGTGGTACAATTGTTCAACAAAACATTTCAATTGGTGGTTCTGGTAGTTCCTATTTGTACGGTTTTATGGATTCACAGTATAAAGATGGAATGTCCCAGCAAGAATGTGAAAATCTTGTCCTCAAcg caATTGCATTGGCAATCAAACGTGATGGTTCAAGTGGAGGTGTAGTGCGCATGGGAGTAATAAACCATACTGGTTCTATTCAAAGAAAGTTGGTACTTGGAGATCAACTTccaaaattttatgataatatctaTGAAGAAAAACCTCAAATTTCATCTGGAGGAGATGCTACTATggcttaa